Below is a window of Vicia villosa cultivar HV-30 ecotype Madison, WI unplaced genomic scaffold, Vvil1.0 ctg.002184F_1_1, whole genome shotgun sequence DNA.
TCATAATTGCCATAATTCTCATTATTGTTCTTTCAGTCTGTGGTGGCTTCAACTGTTCTAAATGAGTAGTCTTTCCATTGTGGCTTCAACTGTGTCAAGCTATCTCCTCACTCGATGATAAGATTTTTGCTAGCTGATTATCATTGCCTCTACTATCCACGCAGTGCTTTTGGCTTTTGGGATTTACATTCTTCTTACATCTATTATAGTCATCAGTATTATATGACATTGCTTGTATAGTGTGCAATGCTTTATTAGCCTTCACTTCACCATTTTGTCTCCCATAGTATAGTGCTAATCTGTTCTTCTCATATAGTTTAGGTGGGAGTTTGTTTCAGCATTTTGTGCGAGGATTATGATGTTTTCTCTATTAGAAACCAGCCATTTCTTAATTAGTTTGATGTTGCCTATTTTTCTTTACACGTCTATTAGAAACCAGCCATTTCTTAGTTAAGTTCCATATTCTTTGTTATGTGTGTTTTTACACTGTCCATCTTGGGCAAGCGCTGCATTTTGATTCGTGATATTCTTAAAGCGGACAGTTTGGGTTTTAACTTTTAACTTTTGTTGAAAAAGTTGAACTGGCACGGTTCTAACATTTGAATGGAAACTAATtagattttcttttttaaatttaaacactGACTGATaaggattaattaaattttaagtaTTGATGATTGGTGTCcattttattttagttatctCTGCGTCTAGAAATAGGGGTCATGTTAATGTATATGTGTACTGGAATGCCTATTCTGATATTCGGTACCATCCAAGTCAAAGCACTTCGCTCCAACATTCTTTTAAGAGACTAGTATGCCTATTCCAAATTTTGTCAGTCGGATTCATTCCAAGTCAAAGCACTTTGCTCGCCTCTGCTTAGAGGACTGTGCACTGATATGTTTATATTAATCCTACACCTACTTCGCATCAAGTAACCTTTGCCCATCATATATTGACCTACACCTACTTGGCATCAACCAACCTTTGCCCATCATTTATGGACTTACACCTACTTGGCATCAACCAACCTTTGCCCATCATACATTGAGCCCGAAGAGTTTTAGGAGGGAAAGGGCAAGCTCAAGCAAGAATCACAACGGCTTGCCATCATGAAGAAGATGGTCATCTTGTTTGGTCTGGCCTTGTGGTTGACGTGAAGAGTTTTAGGAGGGAAAGGGCAAGCTCAAGCAAGAATCACAACGGCTTGCCATCATGAAGAAGATGGTCATCTTGTTTGGTCTGGCCTTGTGGTTGACGTAAATTAAGAGTGGGATACAAGTCTAGCATTGGTGATTTAGTCATAGCTCATAAGTAATGGTCTTAAGGAGATTTACAAATGTGCGAGTCTAGCATTGGTGACTTAGTCATAACTCATAAGTAATGGTCTTAAGGAGATTTACAAATGCTCATACAAAAGGACTTTATTGTTAATGGTTGTTATGGCCGTTACACTCAAATAAAGAGACATGCCTTATCCGGCATAATTGTGAATGGAAGGCCTGGGTATAAAAACTAGATAAGAATAGAAAAAATAAGGGGACAATTTACATAATACTGATGCTCTATTTCGCAATTGGTAAGATTTCATACCGTGTATATTCTTTTAGTACGATATGTTTTGTACATAACTATTACGAGTGATTAAATTTTCATCTTTTAAGGTAATTTGATATTAATTTTTGTcttgataaaaatatattttaaaagtaaATGTACTCAGAAATTTGTAGTGtctaatattaaaatacaaacaATTTTTTTGAAGAGTTTTATAATTAGCGGGTAGATGGAGTATATTGTATTGCCCCCATTTAGCTTGtcaagtttaaaagcaaacaatttTGTATCTACAAGCACAAAAAGTATTAAGATCGCTAGAATGTGAGTTTGCCACTAAAAAAGCACTCAAATAAGAAGTTGAATATAAACATCCATGCATTTTAATATCATGAAGAATGcttgattgaaaaatattagtaaaaaatatCTGTTTAGCTTGATTATAGGTTTTGTCCAAATGATGACTCGAAGAATCCTTGATTGAAAAATGTTAGTGGGAGATATCTATTGAGATTGAAGTGTTTACTTTTAATTAGAGTTGAGAGTTGATACCAACCTAGATATTATTGTTTATCCTCGAAGTCAATTTTGAGATAGGTATCAAGGGGTAAAAAAAAAGTGCTTATAATCATTATTACAGTGAAGACGactaaaaaattgatttgaacaTACAACTAGGAAACAAAGAGTAGTACAAATTATTCAATCCATGTTTTGCAGTCACAAAACTTCAATCCACTCCTCCACTTTCATGAAGTTGTTATTTAGCATTTATTTGAATTCTGTATAGCAGCTCTCCTAGAATTTCTTGTGGCGGATAAATGCATCTCATGCATAGATTTTTCGAAAAATATCCCTTATGTTTTGTACCCTATGAACTGTTAGAACTACTAACCAATAGCTATGTGACAAAGAAGGTTAGATTAATTATAAGTTGATTTCCATGTTGTCTATAAGCCTGACCTTCCCAAAAAATGCAGCAACACAGAACACAACAGGACTTTTGATCAACTCCACTTTCTCTAAACTCTGTTGATCAACAAtctgcacgaaaatgtatcggtTAGCAGGTAGCATTGAAATATACCATTATTTATTCGTAACCTTTCTTTTCCCTACTTGATTGTACCCcagaaataatttaaaaaatattaacatcTGACCTCAGCATAGTCGAGTCTTCCCCCAGCGTCAGTAATACATTGGTTGACTAAGTTCCTCAATTTCTCACATTGCACCTGACCATCTTCGGCGGCTGACTTGGCTCTTGATAATGATTTGTTTATAGATAGTGCCTGCAAAAGGATTTAAAAATGTTACCTAGTTGTAGAAAGAAGGCAAATAATACAAACAATGGAAGTAAAGCTGAAAATAAACCTTTTCCCTCTCTTCAGATGAGAGATGTACATTGCGCGAACTCATTGCTAGACCATCGGTTTCCCTTGTTATTTCACAACCTATCACTTTTATAGCAAAATCAAGATCGCGAACCTGCGAAAAAGAATCAGTCACTCTATTAAAACCAACATCCTACAACAATAATAGGTATAGCATTTAAGGAAAACCTTCTGTTACAAGTTACCCTTATATTCACCATTTTCCCTCTAATTTCCTAGTTCTTGAATCCTCTCTCCCTCTTCCAATTTATCTCCCGCCGGTCTATTATTTGTTTCATTCTTAGGCCCGTTTTCATTTTCCATCCCATCAGAGAAGCTTAAGGTACAGTGCATGATGGACATGTTGTTTTTCAGTGATAACAGAAACAGAAGAAACGGAGATAATATTGGTATGTTCAAATTCTGCTATGCTATAGCAGCATAGCACTGTTATAGCGGCTATTTACCAACATTGGGTTAAGGAAATTTACAGCATAAACTTTCACTATCTAACAATCACCGACCTCACTTTCAGAAGCTTGGTGCTTAAGGGTATAACTATAACCAGCTGAAGTTCGAAGAATGAGAATAAGACACAATGACATAACTTATGTACTCAATTTGATGGCtaaattgttttatatataatttgaaaACATATTGAATAACACAGAATGACATATCTTaaaaagcatattgaaataagttgAAAACAGGTAAATAAGCATCTGATAAGTTTCTTTTCTTAAGCATTCACAGACACTTACACAGTCCACTCAAGAAAACAACTATTGATCACAGAATTCGGCCAATTATGCCTATGTCTCCTCCGATAATATAATAGCTTTGTAGTTTTCTATTATTCAACACATAGGGTTACAGGTAGGGCCGTGCCACAAGGGTTTCACTACACTCGCGAGGCTCGAGAGTCTGTCCACTTATTAATGAATAGTACTAGTGGTATTCAACACAGACAAAAAAACCCAAATAAGCAGGAAATAAGCTCTTCTCAATGCATCCTAAATATTTCTCAGTAATTTGAGAGAGGCAGAGAGCACTTGTTATGATAGGAAAAAACTAAAGAAAGGAAAAAGTGTGAAACAATTACCATTCTCTGAATAACTCTCCACTGCTGATAATCTTTCTTCCCAAACACAGCAACATCAGGCTCCACAATATTAAACAACTTAGCAACAATAGTAGCAACCCCTCTAAAGAAAACAGGCCTACTCTTCCCACAAAGACCCTTCTCCAGTTTCTCAACTCTAACCCAACTCTCATGTCCCAAACCACTCTTCTCAACACAAGACACCACcccatcaccaccaccaccacccccCTCACCACCCTCACTCTCCCCATAATCATACAAATTCTTCGGATTAAAAACAACATCAACCCCACCAGGAACAGACAAAAGCTTCTGAACATCACCTTCAAAATCAGAAGGGTAAGTGGAAAGATCTTCATTAGGTGAAAACTGACCCGGGTTGACGTAGATGGATACTGCTACAACATTGGCGTGTTTGTGAGCTTCTGTGATGAGAGAAAGATGGCCTTGGTGAAGGTAACCCATGGTGGGAACGAAAGCAATGAGTTTGGATTGGGATCGCATTGACCTTGACCAGTTTCGCATCTGGGTTTTGTCTCTGATTATTAGAGGTTGTTTTGGAGACATTGGAATCAAAAGGGTTTGGTGGgttgtgttgtttttttgtttttgtttggtacaACGTTGGTGATGGCGGAAGAACTCAAAAGGAATTGTCGGATATGTTGGTGTACGCACGCCTGTTTGTACTTCTGATTGTGAATGGAATGTACTAggttgatttttaaaattatttacttaattagTATGTAcacttttttttattgaaaagtaAACTAGTAATATATAATTCTATAATTTCTCCTAAAAAATAAcgaggggtgttcgcggtgcggtttgggtgattttgacgaaaaaaatcatccgaaccgcaagagaaaaaatagtgcggtttggtttggttcggttggcttttaaaaaaattccgaaccaaaccaaactaatgcggttcggttcggttcggttggttcggttttttacaaatattttattgagccatacatacacatatagattacaacataattttgtatttagacattcatacactatcaaataacaacaaaactcgtcatattttgacaacaattttccatttaatatgtaaaaattaaattagacaaaagtgaaatattaaacataatataatagcataaaataatataaaaattattataatgaaacaaaaaatagaagagacgaaagattactgaaggtgaaaaagaaaaaaaaagtgttgagagattagagaagaagatgtgcgataaaaacgaaactgaaatacagaacatttccataaaaatgagaaggtgaaaaagaaagaatataagagagtagagattatagtagaagagggaagatgtatgtggcaaagaatgtgcgataatgttattagaaatTTGAGAAGATCGTGActaaaattatatgtgtaaggatcagaaaattgttcgtaattataaggctaatgtataataggtttaagtttgggttgaatgtgagttaagtaaaatttaggttgtaacataatgcggtttgatttggtttggttagaattacaaaatacaaactgcaaccgaaccgaaccgtgcagtTTTGTtgaaaaatgacccaaactaatccgaaccaaatacggTTTTTTACGGTTTCGGTTTAGTTTGGTttagtttgcggttttctattgggttggtttggtttagaACACCCCTAAAAATAACCATCTAAATAGCActcttattaattaaataaaaagtaaatattagtataaataaataataaatataataataataaattattaaaaaaacctcATTCACCAAAACGGGTCCCATTTAttcataaataattattattaattttaaaaatgactaAAAAATAGGCCCCTAAATTTTGTTTATtaagtataaaaaattaaataagagaatataaattaatcaatatcaatactcatttatttattaaaaattaattaattaaaaaatacttaaaaagaaTACGTCCCACTAATTTCATTACTcaatacaaattttttatttcatcaaataaaaaaagaaaaattaaatagaaCTCAAATGACAAACCTTCCGCTACTAATTAAAAAACCGGCTGaaattacaaaataattataACTCAGAAtcatatctatcatataagaagagtCTACTGTCGCAAGCTCGCgaaatgaacaacagagtcgccaccaatatatttatcccataagggaaaggaatatcagaaaacctagaataaggataagaaaaggtctttcgaccagagatagggtacgggagtcggttacgcaaggggaaggtactagcaccccttacgcccatcgtactcgatggtatccacctatgtttgttgctatataaagggtgtataaatctaaagcttaattactaagggaatgcatgcaaatgaaagaaaagaaacacggggaaaataagggttataaatagttgtgctcgcttaggccccgcgacctaatgcctacatatccttttcaggaatcagagcgccgtagttcgactctttagtttttgtttgtttttgtgttttttagtggacgaagttacattcgcactctgctgctcgacctctggagtcttaagctgggaatggagcggaaataacgtgtccgattaaagaatgcctcggaggcgagatagagaaaagagtctgagcgttcaagtggcaccctaaagcaagggagactcgagttgctctttggtttgtgttttttagaaattgggaacttacgctcgaatggttccctaaagcaagggggatccaagcactcgaatgattccctaaagcaagggagattcaagcttccattccctttttaatgattttcacttttttattaatgttttattaagtgttgtctttgtatcttttaagggaattaaaatcaagcatttgttaagtgttttaaagttgaaaaggaaaagaaactagcctaagtatgaagggaatttctacctaatgttatcatggtttctacctaaggttaggaataaaagaatacgaaaataaagatcacaattagaagttaacaagtaggatacatgaaaatagtacaagagcatgaaatagaacaagtcaaaatatagcacaaaagtgaattaaaagtactattatttttatgttaattttatgagagaaattgaattacaagtcaagtaaaaagactaaaaacaaatagcctaaaaactaatatttttttgattattgtctatgtcaaaaattagtaCTAATGTCTAAAAACATAggagaaaaattaatattttattgcctaaaaataatggaaaaagactaagtaaaaaaactaaatttcacTAGTTAAAATATAGAGCCAGGGGGTATGAATTGGAATTAAAGGTGTGAAGAATAAatggggcgcagggcccaaatgATTGGCCCAGGAGAtgtttttgttacagattttgtTCAAtcaccaaaaaagaaaaagaatgtgtGTGGGCCAAGAGAAAGTGTGTATAGCAACTCGGCCCAAAGGGATTTGATCTAGATTCAAGTTTTATCCagattttgatttaattattgACACTTAATGATAACTGAATAATCTCGATTAAATGCAATAAATCCTAATTAACACAATTAAaccattaattaaaattaaaagaagaaagggataaaATTAGGGTTCTTTTTGTGGCCTTTCAGATTCGTTCAACTCACTCTCCCTCTCTTTCGCTCAAACACGACGACGGCGGCGAACTCGTCTTCTCCGACCTCCATTGAGCGTCGTCGTCTTGCTTCGGTCGCCATGCAAATGGCCTTCCCCATCATCTCTCTCGTCTCTCGCTTTAAATCAACTCTCAATCAGACAAATACAAGCGTGCACCGGATAAGAGAGGGAATCAGACTTACCTAGATTGAAGATTGAGAACGCCGAAGAGGAGATTCTGATGAGCgattggcgaaataaacgcggtGGACCTTGATTTGAAACCGATGCGAAGATGGCGACGACGAATCCCTCTGGTATGTGCGCTCTGAGCTCTTTCTTGTTATTGATTCTTCTTCTCCTTAATCTTCTATTTCTGTGTGATTTCTGCGTGTTGAATCTTTTGTTATGTACTTGCTGCGTGTTGTTATTGTTTGATGAAGATGACGATGCATCTGGAGCATGTCAAAGATTGAAGCTTGGATGAATACGTGTTTTGCAGATTCGTGATTGAGGTGCGGAGttgggtgaagatgatgattgaggCAGAGAAACGGTTGAGAGGTTTTGGTGATGATGAATTGTGGTGGAGAGAgattgaagatggtgaagaaAGTGAGGTGCTGAGTATCAAgcagagagaagatgatgaatgatTATAGAGGCTGAGAAATGGTGAAGGTGAAAGATGGAGGAGAGAGATTATGGTGGAGAGCTATGGTGAAAATGGTTGAGAGCcttgaattatggagggaagcTGAGATATATAGGTGAGAGTTTGAATTCAGTTAGAGCTTGAAGTTAGTTACAAAAGGGAgaagcttgagccaatggatcAAAAAGTTGGTTGAAGATTGAAGGTCCAGATTCAATGTAGTTAAAGGTTGGTTTTCTGTTATTCTGAATTTTCTGTTATTGCTGTTGGTTCCTTCTGTTATAGGTTGTTATGGCAGTTAGGAGATTTATCTAGGTTGTTAGAAAATGGTTAGGAGTTGTTAGAGTTTGGTAGTTAACATTCTGTTAGCTGTTAGAAGTTAAATTCTGTTAGGGATTGGTTATGAGTTGCTGAAAACTATTAGAAAGTTTGTTAAGTTAGTTGCAGGGTGGTTAAGGGTCAAGCTTTGTTGGTAACTGTCCGTGAGTGAATAAATGTTAATTGTGCTTTTATATGATGTGTAGGTGTGAATGTGACTTTGTGCAAGGCTATTTGTATTGGTTTATTTGTGTATGTGTGGGTTCTGCAACAGTTTTTTTGGCTGCTACTGATTATGCTACGGTTTTTTTTTGTCTTGATGCAGGGTAGCATTATGGTAAATTGCAGCAGGTTTTTGGTATGCCATGTGCAGTAGATGATGGATGAAAGCTTGAAGGAACACACTCATGGTTAAGATGTATCACTTAGAATAGCTTTGACACAATCTTTTCTTCATTTCTATTCTGTGTAATCGCCCCAATATGTAATGGAACCCCTGATGCGGAtgtaatttatttgaaatttgCATGGCGATTTATAAAAATAGAATGAAGTTATGGAAGTGGTTTGATAGCTGTAGTGTATGCTGGGCTATTTTCTTTGGATTAGCATAAATTCAGAATGTTCACTAATTATTTAGAGAAATAAACTCTAAGCCACGAACTTCATTTGGTTGTTTAATTAATGATCCATGAAAGCCATCTAATTAAGTGCCAAACCCCCTTCTTTTTCATGACAAATAGACGAATAAATAAACTTTATTCCAATATTCCTTTGACCTCTTCATCATCACACggaatagggaaataaaccctaatccatGTTCCAGGAGAATTTTAATTGAAGCAAACTTGCAAAAGACAATGAATTCACCATAAGACCTTTGATCCCCTGTCTCAAATTATTTCCTGAATGGGTGCAAGGTTATGTACATGACCTATGAAAGTATGCAGATGAATGAGAAAACATAAGCCggttataaataaattaagatgggcaaattttggggtgcaacagctgcccctatttaatcatcttaaacctgaaggtgagattggcactagcctttcgagcattcgaggtagaagaagattaaataccaagtgaacctgaaaaatttgcctgatgagatagGATCCATGGGAGAAAAGAGTGGTGTCAAATCCACTGAGGAAGATCATATCAACTCTggtttgaacaaattaactctgggttagaaatgaaatacacgtcaactctgggttgaaaaggaaagtagatcaactctgggttgaagaataaagggaattcaactctgggtttgaaaaaggaaagtgggtcaactctgggttgaagaatggagggaagtcaactctgggttgaataagaggtaaatatcaattctggattgagaacgaaagcaagaacatcaactctgggttgaaaacaagagatagacatcaactctgggttgagagaaggtaattcaactctgggttgaaagaggaaagatgaacaattaggaataaccgtcaactctgggttgagtgggaaaggacaaaggataaccgtcaactctgggctgagtgggaaaggataaaaggtgaccgtcaactctgggttgagtgggaaaaggataaaaagataaccatcaactctgggttgagagggaaagggaaacaataagaaatatccgtcaactctgggtgagagggaaagagaaatcaattctggattgaataaaagatatccgtcaactctgggttaagtgggaaaaaggataaaggataaccgtcaactttaggttgagtgggaaaaaggataaaggataaccgtcaactctgggttgagtgggaaaaggaatcaattctggattgagtaaaagataaccgtcaactctgggttgagaaaaagataaccgtcaactctgggttgaatgggaaaagacaaaggataaccgtcaactctgggttgagtgggaaaagagaaaagataatcgtcaactctgggttgagtgggaaaagaagaaatcaattctggattgaataaaggataaccgtcaactctgggtcgagtgggaaaaaggataaccgtcaactcggggttgagtgggaaaaggaatcaattctggattgagtaaaagataaccgtcaactctgggttgagtgggaaaagaaacaagatggccgtcaactctgggttgagtggggaaggaggaaagataaccgtcaactctgggttgagtgggaaaagaaagtcAAATGGgaataaacgtcaactctgggttgagtgggaaaagagaaaagataaccgtcaactctgggttgagtgggaagagagaaatcaattctggattgaacaatggataaccgtcaactctgggttgagagggaaaagataaaagataaccgtcaactctgggttgagtgggaaataagaagagataattaactcggggttaaaagatgaaaggaaaatcaactctgggttgagcaaaaacatcaactctggattgaagaaagatgaacatgattgactatgggagatgacgccacaatggtaactctgagtgatccagtgggaTATCAATTTGAAtactttgtagggacctcatctaatgagtaacttggcttatgcttcacatgcaaatgtttgatttattttatgcacttctgaagatgcgatgcaatgatttctatatgcagtgtactgattgatcagggtttctgctttgtgtggGGGATATATTAGGTGGAGTTTTGACactctgtttgagaatcaaggtagagtggatgcccctgatttattgatgattggattattgtgggagaaatgtcaatgagaatgcaatgatatgcatgatgcatgcacgactatgaatggaatgatttgttTCCAAGGTACCAGGGATGGATGGAGAGTGCCTTTGTAGAAATGTCATAGCTTGAAGGATagcccttgtgaaggtgaggtgtttagcttgaatcctcgacacttgtcttgatatctgaaACTTGATTGAAGACGAAGAGATGAATtt
It encodes the following:
- the LOC131638127 gene encoding pantoate--beta-alanine ligase, with protein sequence MSPKQPLIIRDKTQMRNWSRSMRSQSKLIAFVPTMGYLHQGHLSLITEAHKHANVVAVSIYVNPGQFSPNEDLSTYPSDFEGDVQKLLSVPGGVDVVFNPKNLYDYGESEGGEGGGGGGDGVVSCVEKSGLGHESWVRVEKLEKGLCGKSRPVFFRGVATIVAKLFNIVEPDVAVFGKKDYQQWRVIQRMVRDLDFAIKVIGCEITRETDGLAMSSRNVHLSSEEREKALSINKSLSRAKSAAEDGQVQCEKLRNLVNQCITDAGGRLDYAEIVDQQSLEKVELIKSPVVFCVAAFFGKVRLIDNMEINL